The Haloplanus sp. CK5-1 genome segment CTGTTCGACGAAGCCTGCGGCTTCGAGGTCGTCGACGTATTCGTAGACCGTTCGTTGTGGGAGATCGAGCGTCTCGACGACATCCTGGATCGTCGTCTCCGGATGATGGTCGATATAGGTGTAGATCCACGCTTTTCGGGGATTCTCGAGGAGCGCGAACACCTCGCCACCAGTATCGAGTGGGGTATCCCAGTTAGCTTCTCTCGTCGCCATCAGTAATAGCAAGTTGCGCGCAAATTGCAATAAGTCTTGTTGAGATGGAGTCGTCACTGACATCAACGTTCTACGAGCGCGCGGAGGGCTATCGTACGACCGGATCTCTCCCCATCGGTGTATTCAGTATCCCTCGATATCGACCGTCTCAGGCCCAGCAAGGGACTTCGTTCACCGACCGAACGAGCGCCTGCAGCGCCCATTCGCTTATCGAACGACCAACATCCGACAGACGGCGTCGGGTTGTTTATAAACCGACTTTGGCTGCCGAATTTGATTTCGTTCGATAGTCGAACGATTCCGTTTGAGTGGGGTGCCGTCTGGTGGTTCGCGTACATCCAAACCCGGTGGAAAGGGTATAATCATTGGGTCATTGGATGTCGCGCGCGACCGTAATGGTCAGGTTGTACGCTATCATCTATCAAGATGATGCGTCGGTTCGAGAAAGGAGATAGCGTCCGAGTCGACATCCCTGATGAAACGGTCGCGTTAACTTTGGCGTGAGTTGTGCCGGACGGCGAGGGCTTGGAGCCACGATTCTGCTGTCTGCGGTTCGACATGGCTGAAACTAGTTGCGAACGATGAGGTTCGTCGTTCTATCTCCCAAAAGACACGTTCGATGGCATTCCGATTCCCGTGTGAAATCATCTGGAATCGGCACCCGTCTTCGTCGAGGACGTTCACCAAGTAATCGGCGTCATCGACGAGAAATTCGACGCCATCTAGCCGATATCGTCGATGAAGCTCGGTCAGAAACCATCGCGTCGTCTGTTTCGTTGTCGCTGGAAACAGCCTGAACTGCAGGATTTCGTTTGTTTGGGGATCGACGGCACCGTACAGCCAGTAGTCGTCGCCGTTGATGCGGATCACTTTCTCGTCAACCGCAAGTTGATCCGCACTCACCGTCGACATCGGCTGTAGATCGGCCTTGTGCACCCAGTTGTGAACCGCGACGTGACTACGTTTGACTCCCAACTCATCGAGAAACTGACTGGCATCCCTTGTTGACATACCGGCGAGATGACACCGGATGCCCACTTGAATCGCCCACTCGGGAGTCCGCTTTCGCTCCACAAACGACAAGTCGATCCACTCGATACATCCGTTGAGGCGGTCGAATTCTGCCATAAGCACTCAGAACTCGTCCGCCTCATCCTCTAACTTAACGCGACCAGCGAATTCGGGACTGCGGTTATGGACCGCGAGGCTGCGTACGTGAAACAGCAAATCGCTACTGATGACCGAATTCTGAATGTAGGATGCGGCATCGGTTCGCTCGAAGAACGCTTTCCCGAGCACGAGATTATCGGACTGGATCGTTCGGCGGCGATGGTACAAGCAGCTCAAAATCGAGTTTCTGCACCGTTCGTTCTTGGCGATGCGACTGCGCTCCCGATCGCAACCGCGTCGATTGATGCGGTCGTCTTCGTCTCAACGCTCGAATTCATCCCTCGTCTCGATGCAGTACTTAGGGAAGCGACTCGCGTCCTCGCTTCCGGTGGGACGCTGGTTGCACTCGTGTTGAACACGCGCTCGGAGTATGTACAATCGAACCTTCAGCGAGAGGGTTCGTACTTCCAGCGGATGGTCCACCGGGACTCTGACGCCGTGACGAAAACCATCTTGGAATACGTTGATGGGAAGCAGGAGTTCTTTTTGGGAATCTCCGATGAGGAAGTCTTCGAGAGTACTGATCCAACGACTGCTGCGATCTCAGCGATAGTCGGAACTCCGCATGAGTGACCACAATATCCTTGCCTGCGTTCCGTGAACACGGACTATATGACTGAGTCACCGGGATCTGAGTCATCTCCGCTTTTCGAAGCGAAAGAATTCGACGAATCATCTGTGTTCACGCCGAATGCACTCCTAAAGAATGCTCGACGCCAGAAGGGGCTCTCAGAGCACTCTGTTCCGAAAATCTGCATCCTCGATCCTGATGGAGACATCGTACGTCACTTGGCGGCCACTGATGAAGCTGAGAAAGACGAAACGTGGCCCGGGTATCACACCGATCTTTATCGTTTCGAACGGAATGGTGAGAAGTTCGGAATCGTGGGGTGCGCTGTTGGAGCATCGTTCGCTGTACTATAGTAGCGTTTGTAACTGTCCGCACACCTGATCGAACGCAGTCATGCGATCAGGTGTGTGATGACTTACAAAGGCTACTATAGTAGCAGAACAACTGTTCGCTGCCGGGTGTGAATTCCTCATTAGTGTAACTTCCTCGGGCCAGATTATTCCGAAGGACGACCCACCTTATTTTGTTCTTATTGAACGGGCGCTCCGTGATGAAGGTACGAGTCATCATTACCGTTCGGCGAGTCGCTATGCGGATATTGATAGTGATCTCAGCACTTCGGTCCAAGAGGCCTGCAAAACAGTGTCCAGACCCGTCTACGTAGGGAGTACTTGGACGACGGATGCTCCGTTCCGAGAAACGGAGACTGCGATTGACCGCGCCCGATCAGAAGGGATTCTCGCCGTTGAGATGGAAGCCGCAGCACTGTATACGTTCGCGGCCGTACGAGAACAGCCTGTTGTTTGTTTCGCACACGTGACTAATCAGATGGGGCAGACTGAGGATGATTTCGAGAAAGGGAAGGCGGATGGAAGTCGGGACGCCCTAGAGGTGATCGATGCCGCTACTACTGGTTGGCAGGCGTTAGATTGAATGACACCTATACAGAGCCTTATGGGCAATCTCATCCGTCATTAGGCCAGTCATCTGGAAGCCGTGACAAGGTTGCCTTGATCGTGAGATTCCCGAGATCTGTCTGTTCCCGCAACCAGTCAGCCGCCTCAATATGGGCGTCTTGTCCGTTTGGAATATAGATCCCATCTGGAGACTGTACAACGAATGGAAGGTCAAGCACTTCGTTTTCGAGAATACGGATGAGTTCGTCGTGGTCCTCTGTTCCTGCTACTAATCGAATCAGCTGTTCAGCTGGGACCGGTGATCCCCACGAATGACGGCGAGCCAGTTTCCAGACGAATTTCGCCGCAGTATCCGACATTGCGGTACACCTCGTGCCGTGGATATTTATAAATATACAAACTAAGCGAACACCCGTGTCCAATAGGTTTAACACACTCCGCGTTCAAGATAGGGTACCAGAGTACCCCTCGATCGAACACACTATGTCAAGCCAGAAACCCCCTGCCGACCCGGTTGAGAACCTCTCAATGGACGAACTCCGCGACGAGTACCCCAGTGGATGGCGAATTCTCGTCCAGAACGAAAGCATCGGCTATATCCTTGATGCGCTAATGGATGCGCTACCAGGATCCGAATTCACGAAATCGGAACTTGCCGACAAGGCAGGCGTCAGTCGCCAGTCCGTGTATTCTCATTTGGATCTCTTGCTGGTACTGGGTGTTCTCGAACCCGTCGAAGATTCCTCACCGGAACGGTATCGAGTGAACGCTGAGAATGACCTTCTTGAGCTTCTGCATCAGGTTAATGGCGTAGTGAATGAGCGACTGGCCGACTAAAGCGACTTCCAGATCTCATCTATACTGTCGCCGTTGATGAGCTGATACATCTGTGTTTTCGTATGTTCTTCATCGTAGTATGTGAGTAGCCAACTGGAATTCCGTAGTGGTAACACTGCAAGTTCTACTAATTGACAGTCGGAGTCAGGCCATTCAATCTCCTCGCCAACTACTTTTCTGGGATCGACCTCGTAATATGTCGCGTCGTATGCTGAGGTCATAAGACATCCAACGTATCCAGCGCCCTGTTTTTCGTAGAGGGTGAACCCTGCTCCTGACTCGTGGGTGAATTCCATCACCCTCGAATCAAGCTTAATAACAGATCTGCCACGCTCCTTGCTAATCTCTTCATAGCTGTCTGGGAGCGTCGCCGCACAACTAACGTGTTCTACCTCTTCACCGCTATGTTTATCGCGCATAGCACGTGGAGTGGATTTTGTAGAGTTCCTGGTTCTTCTGCCAGAATCGTCCTTCAGGCCTTAATTTTATATACTACAACGCATCTGAATCGAGAATCTGTAAAAGCAGCATTCGTTCTAGTTTAATATTACCAGTAATATATGGTGATGAATCGCTGTACAGCCAGAGCATCTCGGACTCCTGTTCCATTGCGTTTCTCTCAGAAGCAGTGCGGTAGTCGGCGTTCTGAGTGGACTCACGTCAAGAATCACGTTTACGGAAGCAGATCGTCGTGCACTTGGTGCACGGCGTTTTGAGTGTGTTTCATAGATGGCAAAAGAGAAGTTCGGCGTTGCGATTGCAGAAGATATCGTCCGAGAGATCGATGAACTGGTTGACGAGTGCGAAGATCTCGGAGCCAGCCGCTCCGAGATCGTCGAAGCAATCCTCACAGCGTACATCCAGTCCGACACTGATCACGTTGAACAGGTGCGTGAACTCATTATTCGACGGCGAAAAGGAACTCTCTAACGTCTTTAGAAAAGCGTGCACCAAGTGCACGCTTTTCTGACAGCGTAATCGTCTCTTCTTTAACCACTTGAAACAAATCGGTGATCCGCTTGTGGCTTCTCGACTGCTGATCGCTGGAACGATTGCTGTGTCAAGCGTTAAACCTCTATGCTGTCTGTCGGTTTTGTATCTTTTATTACTGCTGGTTTTAAACTAGAACGAATGGTAAAAGCAGAGATAGTATGTGATGTGCTCTTGTAAGCAGCTATCTTTGGGTGCTATTGTGGGTCAGAGATCGTCTAGATATTCGCGTCGTTGTTCCATTTTTTCTTCCTCAGTACGCGAATCGTAGTGCATCGAAAGTACCTTTTCGCTCACATTAGCACGATCGCCTACGGCTTTCATCGGCCACCCTTCTTGCAGCGCGTGTGTGATCCCACCTCTCCGAAGGGCGTGAGGATTCACAGTCGAGGGGCATTCAGAGGCTGAATCATACGAGTTCGCCTCACACTCGTTAAGGTCACGACCGTGGGGGCATTCCCGCGTGATCACACAGGGGCGGGTATACCGGTAGCAGTCACCGCGCAGCGTCGTCGTGTGAGCTCTTCCTTCAGAGGTTGAGATCAAAGGTTTTCGTCCATCCTCAGTTACGGCTGGTCGAGTTTTTTCCATCCAGTTGTCTAGTATCTCACAGACTTCGTCGGACAGTGCGACGAACCGTTCGCCTTTCTTTTGATTCTTTAGCGTCGTTCCCGACTCCGGACGATGCACCACCTGTAATGACTGGTTGACTGAGTCGTAATCACCGCAGTCTAACGCATGAATCTCACCGACACGCATCATCGTGTGCCACATCAGGGTAATCACGACGTGCGGCCGCGAAGCATATTCGTACTTTTCGAGGTAGGTGAGGATCTGCTCTGCTCGGTCAGAGTCCAGCATCTCATCGCGGATGTTATCGTCACCGCTCAGCGTCGGAGACAGAACTTTCGTATGGAGATCCTGCTCGACGCCGTCAATCGACTCCAGCCACTTGATGAACACCCGGAGTGTATCCATCTGAGTCTTCTCTGTGGCAGGAGAAAGATCCCCTTCCATTCGTCGCCAGATCCGGAACTCATGCAGCTGGCGACCGGACAGATTATTCAGGTTCGTAATCTCAGCCTCGTCATTGCACCACCGGATGAAATGCCCAAGCCGTGAACGGTGGGAGTAAATCGTCGCTTGGGAGACGTTGTTTTCTCGGTCAGCGATGTACAGTTCGAGCGCGCGTTCGGGTTCGATGGGTTCGAGACTCATTTGTTGGTCCCACGCGAACCCCCGTCAGAACACCCATTTTGAGACGGCCGATTTCGGCCGCCTCACGCCTCAAAGGTCGATTCGTTCGACAGTCGAACAGGAGCCTGCAGCGCCCATTCGCTTATCGAACGATGTACAATCAACAGACAGCGTCGGATTCCTTATAAAGAACTCCCGCTGCGCGCGAAAGAGTTCATTCACTTCCCGAACGGGGGTCGACGCGGTCATGCGATTCGCTAGAATCAAAATCACCATCCGCCCACAAAAAGGTATGGTAACACATCGGTCACGAACTGATTCAGTATGAGCGCGCGGCCCAGGAAACCTCAAAAGACTCTGTACCTATCATGATGATATGTGGACGAACCGCGGGCAGGGTGATCCAGTGGGTGCGATCATCACGGTCACCATAGTGGCAATCATCTCTATGCTCGGAATTTACCTGTTCTCAGAATTCAGTCAGACAGTCACGATTACAGGTCCTCTTGCCGGCAATGGAGAAGAACTGTTGATCGATGCGGCTGATGTGGTCGTGTTAGCAGTTGGTGGTACCGGTATTGCTGTCACTGCTCTTCTGATCCTTCGGGGGGTTGGACCGTGAATCCCGAATATATCGGAAGGTCTGTTCTCTTCGCACTTACCGTAGTTCTGATTCTTGCTGCCTTGTGGCCATATCTTCCAATCTCAGGCCCATTCTCTCAACTTACTGTAGCAATAGAAGGAGCCAGCAAATTCGTGATACCAGCAATTGTGGTTGGCGCACCAGCAGTGGCATATTATCTCCTGAGTGAATTGTGAGGCTCTGTTGAAATTCTCAGAGGCTGATAGAGATTCTGTGCTGAACACAGAGGGTGTGTACAGTGAGCTTCGTGCCGTGATTTGAAGAGGCGATAGTCCAATCACCGTGTAATGGAAATACCACTGATCGTCGGTCCGATGGAAAGAGGCCGAGAATGGCTAAGCTCAAAGGTTCCAGTCAAGAGACCAGATTTCACGAAAATAAGTGCTCCTAGATGTCCAAGCTGCGGTACCATTCTTTCTGACGATATTACTGATAGTGTCTAGGACGAATCTTTGCTGGTGAGATACGGCCAAATGTTTGGTTCGCTGATCGCGTTCAGTCCTCGTGGAATGTACTCTTCCAGCGTTGAGAGATCGGGAATGAGTCGATGCTTGAACCACTCTTGGAGCTGGTCCCAGCAGCCTTCGACAGCGTTCAATTCGGGGAGTTTCGAGGGAAAATACCACACTTCGAGATCGTCACCGCGTACGCACGCGACCGAACTGTCTCCGACAGTTTCGGTCGCTCGATTGCCGCTGACGTGCTCCCAGAGATCTCGTGCCCAGAAGTAGCCTGCCCGGTCGAGAAACACCACTAGCTCGTCACCAAAGCGATCTTTCAACGCCTCTAACAGTCGTATTCCGTGAAATCTGGTGAGATTCTCTTCCGTCCAGCAAAAGAAGCTGTCACCGTCGTCGGTGACAGCGCCCAGCACTGTCACCGACTCCCAAGACGTTGCGGTTTCGATGGTTGGATCCGAGCCGATCGGGTACCAGCCACGCCGCTCGACGGTGCCAACGTGCTTGGTAAATTGATCGACGACAACAACGGTTTTCTCGGTCAGTTCCGGCCGTTTTTTCGACTGTCTCTTCGAACTCAGCCTTGTCTTCAGGATCAGCTTCGTGATGACGAGGCCGTGCTGTCCGCCAGGACAGCCCGGCCTCTTTCAACAAGTCATACGCATAGGTCTCGTGATACTCAACA includes the following:
- a CDS encoding ArsR family transcriptional regulator; the encoded protein is MDELRDEYPSGWRILVQNESIGYILDALMDALPGSEFTKSELADKAGVSRQSVYSHLDLLLVLGVLEPVEDSSPERYRVNAENDLLELLHQVNGVVNERLAD
- a CDS encoding IS6 family transposase, with protein sequence MAEFDRLNGCIEWIDLSFVERKRTPEWAIQVGIRCHLAGMSTRDASQFLDELGVKRSHVAVHNWVHKADLQPMSTVSADQLAVDEKVIRINGDDYWLYGAVDPQTNEILQFRLFPATTKQTTRWFLTELHRRYRLDGVEFLVDDADYLVNVLDEDGCRFQMISHGNRNAIERVFWEIERRTSSFATSFSHVEPQTAESWLQALAVRHNSRQS
- a CDS encoding IS630 family transposase → MTKLILKTRLSSKRQSKKRPELTEKTVVVVDQFTKHVGTVERRGWYPIGSDPTIETATSWESVTVLGAVTDDGDSFFCWTEENLTRFHGIRLLEALKDRFGDELVVFLDRAGYFWARDLWEHVSGNRATETVGDSSVACVRGDDLEVWYFPSKLPELNAVEGCWDQLQEWFKHRLIPDLSTLEEYIPRGLNAISEPNIWPYLTSKDSS
- a CDS encoding class I SAM-dependent methyltransferase, with the translated sequence MDREAAYVKQQIATDDRILNVGCGIGSLEERFPEHEIIGLDRSAAMVQAAQNRVSAPFVLGDATALPIATASIDAVVFVSTLEFIPRLDAVLREATRVLASGGTLVALVLNTRSEYVQSNLQREGSYFQRMVHRDSDAVTKTILEYVDGKQEFFLGISDEEVFESTDPTTAAISAIVGTPHE
- a CDS encoding tyrosine-type recombinase/integrase, translating into MSLEPIEPERALELYIADRENNVSQATIYSHRSRLGHFIRWCNDEAEITNLNNLSGRQLHEFRIWRRMEGDLSPATEKTQMDTLRVFIKWLESIDGVEQDLHTKVLSPTLSGDDNIRDEMLDSDRAEQILTYLEKYEYASRPHVVITLMWHTMMRVGEIHALDCGDYDSVNQSLQVVHRPESGTTLKNQKKGERFVALSDEVCEILDNWMEKTRPAVTEDGRKPLISTSEGRAHTTTLRGDCYRYTRPCVITRECPHGRDLNECEANSYDSASECPSTVNPHALRRGGITHALQEGWPMKAVGDRANVSEKVLSMHYDSRTEEEKMEQRREYLDDL